gaggaaggaaagagtgccagcgagaacgctgggccttgaaggggggtggattgtggtgtcccacattggtcagggaggagaacaaaccaccatttataaagggtgtcttcccctagcagacgcgttttaaagccttgagaggaagctcgaaagggaaagaccaaagaagacaatatctgctagtggtagatctgggtcgttacattgatagcggtggatctgggtgtGCACAACGAGAACAACATACCTAGGTTCTAGAGATCAGTTTGTGGTCTTCTACTAGGCCAAGGATGCGATGAGAGCTTACAACTAGATTGCTTACTAAGaatatttgtatttcattactttctacattttcttttccaggtGCATGACGATGTTGGTCGAGGCGAGGGGGTGTTCGAGAGGACCTGGTATCCTTAAGACAAGGTGTTTTTGGAAAACGGTcataaaatggtaaaattggaaatttaaCCCACATGAAGTTTAATTTGCAAGGGCAACCCTAgtaataaactaaatttataaggATAACCCTAAAAAGTGGCAATTTGTAAAAATGGCCCTAAAGGTTATAAATTTAGCAAAACAGCCCCATAATTAGCccaattgaaaattaagcCCACTCAATACTTAGCTAATTTGGAAGCTAGTTCATAAGATGacaaattgatatattttggggtataaaatgatttattttcgGAGATAATTATCaagttattaattaataattgaNgaccaaagaagacaatatctgctagtggtagatctgggtcgttacattgatagcggtggatctgggtgtGCACAACGAGAACAACATACCTAGGTTCTAGAGATCAGTTTGTGGTCTTCTACTAGGCCAAGGATGCGATGAGAGCTTACAACTAGATTGCTTACTAAGaatatttgtatttcattactttctacattttcttttccaggtGCATGACGATGTTGGTCGAGGCGAGGGGGTGTTCGAGAGGACCTGGTATCCTTAAGACAAGGTGTTTTTGGAAAACGGTcataaaatggtaaaattggaaatttaaCCCACATGAAGTTTAATTTGCAAGGGCAACCCTAgtaataaactaaatttataaggATAACCCTAAAAAGTGGCAATTTGTAAAAATGGCCCTAAAGGTTATAAATTTAGCAAAACAGCCCCATAATTAGCccaattgaaaattaagcCCACTCAATACTTAGCTAATTTGGAAGCTAGTTCATAAGATGacaaattgatatattttggggtataaaatgatttattttcgGAGATAATTATCaagttattaattaataattgaagaaattttttgagataattacaaaatcatCAACCATGGGATTGCCAAGTGGAAGATTCTTATTGGtggaattcaaatttgaaaaagcttAATTGACCACGAAAATTGCTCAATTTTCATACTCACCTCGGgatgaagaagaggatgaCGTGGCCGATTCAACTGAACCGGCTAAGTCAACCCAAAATCTGACCTTCCCTCgatattttctcaattttaacctcTTTCGAGACCGGCTAAGTCAACTCAAAGTTTAAACCGTGTGTACTTCCACCATACTTGAAACTAAAAATTCAGATCGATCCACATATCCAACTATATCACTACTTTGACTAATTATGAAAAGAAGTAAAGAAACGAGATTAATCGAAGGATAGATTATAGGTATGCTTACTCAGTTTTTCTCAAAGTTCGTCCTCTATAGACCACgtaaaagtttgattttggtcTCTTTATGTTCATAAGAACGAGATCTACAAGTCTTGTGAAGAGAATAAAACTTGAAAACGCAAGAAACACAAAGTGTGAATCGAGCCCGtcaataaaaaatctagaATTTGGGCGTTTTTTATTGAGAGAATTAGCGTGTCTAATCTAACCCAAAAGTTTCTTGAGCTCAAGTAAGAAGTTTTTCGTGAAGAGAtcgaagaaaaacaacaaaaagacaGCCCCATATTTGTTGTTGGAAGTTTCGGTCTagaattttgaactttgagAAATTTCTCGTCTACAACGAATCTCATCTTTAAAAACCAATTTGTACACTTTCGTGGCAAGAAGAGAAACAACTTTGGTGAAGAAACCAAAGGCTAAAAGTTGCTAGAACGTTGGAACCCATTGGTTGACTTTCGGTACGCTGTTCAagtttgaaattcaaaatgttgactCAAAATTTTGTCATATATAGATTGATTCGTCTTATCGGTTTTATACCATTAAATTAAGGGCAAGATAAGGAACAAATTTGTTGAAGAAGTCGAGAGGAGATGAGCTCTAAATCGTTCGAATCAAAAgcaatttgaaattaattttcttggtAAGTTCATTATCGAGTAGCCTACTTTAACACAATGTATCTTTCTGGtttctaaatcaaataaacagaAATTTGTCTCAAATGGTCAACAGTGTGTAGGACTACAAgattcatgaagaaatcgagtgGAAATAATCATTGCATCGACACAAAAATACGAGTTTTAGAGGGGTCAAGAACTGTTTTTCGTGCATCAGTTGCTGGCCTGAggtttatgatgatgatgtggcATCTCCCGAGGTGACCACGTCATCCCCTTTAGATTTTTTGGACACTTCTGAACTGGTTCACTTAGGCTTAAATCGGTTCTCGCAATAAGTTTTGATGTTCCAATAAATAGACTCAGTTTGAGAcctactaatttttttataggaaAAATCAGCTTCGGGAAGGTCATAAAAAGTGAACTTGAACATGATTGAACACGTAAACAGCTATATAGAATGCCCTTTGCTCACTCTTTGGGTCAGTTCACCAAATTAAAAACTGATTTTCACGAAAATGTTTATTGTTCCCGAAACTACACTCAATTTGGCACCTACTCATGGAActtgaagaaattttaattatgggAAGGCCATGAATAGTAATCCTGAACACACCCGAATAGGGGTCAATTAGGATCACGGAAAAATGATTAGAAATCATGTTTAGGAGCCTAACCGACCTAGTATCATGATAGCAAGTCCCATAGAACATTGTATTGACTAGGTATCTCGTAGGGACGTTTAGGGCGCAACCCCTATTCATGAACTAGCCAAGAGGAGTTAGAGTCTACTTGATATATAAAATTCAGTTGTCACCCACAAGGAGTCCTAGAAGTCGTAGAGGATATACTACTTAAGTAACTTTGATTGTGCCTAGTGGGGAGCCATGACCTTATAGTGTTCTACTCGTGAAGGAGGAACAGACAGTACTGCTACAATAGATAGTTGACTATTCTAACTTGAGGAGAGTATAAGAACAGGTAGTTTACTATTTCCGCCTAAAAAAACGAGGCAATAGGTAGTTTACTAATATTAGGAACAACAGTTGTTGCCCTACACCTCGTGGGAGAACCTTTCGATTATAACTCAACAAGCAGACACATGTGGAGTTCGGTCACCATCTTAATAGCGAAGGACTCCTCCATACTAAACCGTAATTTAGAGCATGTTTGTGAgtgattttcaaattattaaaataaagtttataattaatacaaactttaaaaaaaaaaattaaaaacattttaatttctttttaatttcaaaagtatctctaatttttttaatttttttttaaaaataccttttattattattattattattataaggtaccatatttcaaaaatatttaaaaaaatttaatgtaatattaatactcatatttagaaatattttttaaaagaatggtagataatttatgagataTAAATAGATAGTTTTCGTCACTCTATTGAGAATAAAAGCATTATTAAACAGTGTTTTAATAAAGGTTCAGGTATTAATgctattttctaattttaatgagtattttttaaacatgatactaattgtaaaaatatttttaattttttataagttcgagatattatttaaaattttgaaaattaacagcatatatttttattaatttaacaaaaaaaaaaaatatatatatatatatatatatatatatatatattattttattttttaaaaaaaattattttattattattaatttttgttattggtGAAAATCCAAATTTCGAGATTAAGCTTGTAAACCAGCTGAAACCTGGATCCTCGCAAAATCAGAAAGCGCCAAAGGGAGTCAACAAGTAGAAGAAGTCTACCCATCAAACGGCCAGAAAAACTTCCCCCAAAATCAACGGCCAAAGATCTCCGCCATCTCAGATGACAGTTCTGACAATGAATCAGCCACATCACAGCCGTCCATTATGCTGACTCTTTTTCTTATACCCCAAAAANaaatttattttattattattaatttttgttattggtGAAAATCCAAATTTCGAGATTAAGCTTGTAAACCAGCTGAAACCTGGATCCTCGCAAAATCAGAAAGCGCCAAAGGGAGTCAACAAGTAGAAGAAGTCTACCCATCAAACGGCCAGAAAAACTTCCCCCAAAATCAACGGCCAAAGATCTCCGCCATCTCAGATGACAGTTCTGACAATGAATCAGCCACATCACAGCCGTCCATTATGCTGACTCTTTTTCTTATACCCCAAAAAGTCCACCTTCTCCCCATTACCCAAAATAACTAAAACCATTGCCATTACGTTCCACTCCCCTCCTCCTCCGTAGATCGAGAACCGCCCAAACCCCACCGCCCTTTCTCAATCCCACCGCCGCAACGCCGCCGCGTAACCCCCCCTCAATTTTTGCCCTACAACTGACAATCGACGGTTGTGGGTTTGTGTTTTGTTCATTTCGgcgatgaagatgatgaacaaCGGCTATAACAGTAGCTTCAACAGCAATAGTGTTGGATTGATGTCGAACGCGGCGGCGACGACGGCGTCTTCGTCGTCGTCGGCTTCGACTACAAACGCGAATTCACAATCGCAAGGCCTCAAAACCTATTTTAAAACCCCTGAAGGACGGTACAAGCTTTATTATGAGAAGACTCATCCTCCTGGCTTTCTCCCATTTTCCCATGGAAAATCATTCTCTCAGGtgcttctctttttttcttcactttgCAATTTGATGTTGAAATTGTTGAATCCATCGTAATGTTCTTTGAATTTCTGCGTTGTcgattgtttttttgttctgtttggTTCGAATTCTAGGTGACTCTGGCGCAGCTTAAGGACAAGCCGGCGCAGGCTGGTCCAACTCCGAGCTCGAATTCTAGTGCGAGTGCGAGTAGTGGAGTGAGATATGCCGCTGCAAAGTTCCTTGGGGTTGGGGGTGGAAATGGGGTTCGAGCGATTGGCTTTGCAGGTGGTAACGGCACTGGTAAAGCTGTTAATGGAGCTAGTAGAAGTGGCTCACTGGTTGGCTCAAATGGCAGCCACTCCATTCTTAACCCCAACTACGATGGGAAAGGAACCTACCTGATTTTTAATGTCGGAGATACCATCTTCATTGGCGACCTTAATTCACCAGATAAGGTAACCAACTTGTTTGAATTTGTGCTATTCCGATTGATTAGTGTGCGTATTCGGATTATGAGTTttctgttaggaatcatgaatctccacaatggNTCTTTGAATTTGTGCTATTCAGATTGATTAGTGTGTGTATTCCGATTATGAGTTttctgttaggaatcatgaatctccacaatggtatgatattgtccacattGAGCaaaagctctcatgactttgctttgggctttcccgaaaggcctcgtaccaatgaagatgtattccttacttataaacccatgattaactccttaattagccgatgtgggattccTCTtctaacaatcctcaacattttCCTGGTGGTTTTTCAGGATCCTATAAAGTCCTTGCACTTTAGCAATTCAAATCCTATCTGTCATGCCTTTGATCCTGAAGCTAAGGATGGTCATGACCTACTTATTGGATTGAATTCTGGAGATGGTAAATATACTTTTTCTATGaatgatttgtgtttgttgttTCTGGAGTAAACTGTGTTTGAATTGCTCAATCGCTTTGCAAACTGTAGTGTACTCCGTATCTTTAAGGCAGCAATTACAAGATGTTGGGAAGAAGCTTGTTGGAGCCCAACATTATAACAAAGAGGGCAGTGTCAATAACAGGTAAGGGTATTAGccatactatttttttaatcgtCCAGCTTCTTCGGCTATGTTTTCTGTTTCCTCATTGTGTGAAATGAGCATTTTCTGAACATTCTTGCCCATTCTACCTTGAGTATGAGTTACACTTCTTCTATGTGAGCtatgtcacaatcgcactcttgcgatagtgattgtgcggcacttgttctaaccaaGCGAACAAGTCAGCCGTGAGAAGTTCGGACACCGTGGACAACGTCGGTGTATGTCCAGGCCTCGAGTCACGTTGTGAGAAAAGGTTTAGATAACGTGAGCAaggaaatacatttgaaaacgATTTGAAGAAGTAAAGAAGGCAATGTTATATGACTATaagcaaataaagaaataccACGGCAtaaatagcatataactcaAGGTAGACATCCAGTTTCTAAAGATTAAATTAGTTGTGTGAAACTTTTCACATCGATTGTCTAGTGcgtttattcttattttttctgtCATTTCAGGAAAGAGTAGGTGATTacattctcttttttatttgttatttattaaaaactgAGATTCTTTGTGATGATTCAATTAGAAAACTTTAATGCTTGCATCTCACTATAGTAACTGGGTTAGGAATTTGATACACAATGTTCTTCAAAATATTGTTGAGCATTCCCCATCCTCCTCCACCCTAATTGAGCATTATCAGTGATGTGGCATTTCTAATCATGATCATGGGTTGCAGTTTCTCTGCCTGAATTTGTTTTTGATGATGCAAAGACCAGTTTTCATTCAGaaacatgaaagaataaaCTATGGTaatactgaaaaaaaaaaggaatctaACTAGTTAAATGTATCATAAGTTAGAAAAATGTTGGCCAGATATTGATCGACTTGAAATTCTACCTCTTCTCTGTGTTTGTCTTTGATGATTCTTTGTTATGTATGTATGATTATTGATATTGATTTGATGCTTTTGGCAGTCGATGTACCAGCGTTGCATGGATTCCAGAAAGTGATGCTGCTTTTGTTGTTGCTCATGCTGATGGAAATTTGTATGTCTATGAAAAGGCAAGCTTGTTTTGATAAATGTGGCTGTGTCTTTCTGCTCTTGTTGACTTATCTGTTCCACAGGATGAGTTGctaaattacttatttttcaGGGCAAGGACAGTACGGTTGACACTTCTTTCCCAGTCATAAAGGATCAAACTCAATTTTCAGTCGCACATGCACGGTCCAGTAAGGTATTTAAACAGAATTATTCGACATTAATATTCATGCATTTCCTATAGTATATTATGCTGCAATGaacttgtttttcttcaaaaaaaaatctcatggCTTGCTTGTGAATTACTGGAATCAAANtcttcaaaaaaaaatctcatggCTTGCTTGTGAATTACTGGAATCAAATTTGTATCAGGACATCAAAATTAACTTACAGATATCTTACAAATGTATTTATGTCCCATTTGGTTTAGATCATAAAATTGATGTTTATCCCACTCCATATACATTAATGAAAGTCACTGTTGTTTGATTGTAGCCAGGTTAAACAGTGTCATTCCTGTATCTTTGTTGTTTGGATTGTGGGTTCTTTCTTTTGAGGGTAACTTGCTTATAATTTGAATGGAATGACTAACATTCCCTCCTACACTCGCACAATAGAATTTAATAGAAGAAATTTGTAGATTGAATCCTATGTTTTTCTGTGAATAACACTGAagttttccttctcttctaaATAATTTGAGCAATGTGCTCACCAGTGACGCCTATTGAGGCGATCGTTCATGTTTGTCCAGAACCAGTTTCATTGATGTCTGGATATGGCTAGCTGTGAAGTGTACCCTGAAAAACACTTTAGAAACTACATTAAAAAACAGCCGGATTGGTTGTAGTTGCTTTATTATGTCTGGACAGAAAGAACTTTATGAATTGTGTGCTTCAGAAATCATTTAAGTTTTAATTGTCAGATGGggattcatttatttatttttttttttcaagggaAGTActgagaaatattttaagaaaatatccTTTGTTTAATTGTAAATGGGAGTCACTTAGCTGCTATACACTTAAGTGTTTTTTCTTGGTAATCTAGACGATACAATGATAGTTTCAGCGGATGCAATTtcatttaagatttttttttcctgaagAGTTTTGCAACCTACGTCTCATTTACTATGGTCTTTGGTCACATGTCGAATTTTCTTACTGTATAACACAAGGCTCTCGAAGGCTTAAAGAAGTAATGTAACGTCACCtgcaaggaaaaaaaaagtgttgaacatcttaaatttttatagtaGTGATGAACTTCAATGTATTTCATCCCAATTCTTTTACCTATTTTTTGCCAACTTATTCTCATTCTTAGCTATGAACTTAACCGACCCTGCCATACAACTTTCGGTAATTGCCATTATGTCTcttgctttttcttttccttgcgAATTATCAGAACAACTCCATCAAAAGTTTCTGTGATTAGATGCATCCAATGGCCTCTTCTATgtgtttattaatttgttttttagcAGAGCAATCCAATTGCTAGGTGGCATATTTGCCAAGGGCCAATCAACAATGTTGCTTTCTCGACCGATGGAATATATTTGGCAACCGTTGGTAGAGATGGTACCCTCTTAATTACTGCCCCTAATGATCTGTTTAAGAATTTTCTGTAGACTAATTTTTAATCCTGATTGTAGGATATTTACGGGTGTTTGACTATTTGAAAGAACAGTTGATATGTGGTGGCAAAAGTTATTATGGTGCTCTTCTTTGTTGTACATGGAGGTATGTGGATACATGGTACTTCTGGAAACAGTCTTTTTCCATTTGCTATATCTTTGCTCATTATTGATGAAATTAGACATTTACTGATGGATCAAAAAGGTTTTTAATAaccctttaattttatttctcagcGGCgatggaaaatatattttaactggCGGTGAAGATGATCTTGTCACAGTATGGAGCATGGAAGATAGGAAGGTGGTGGCATGGGGGGAGGGACATAATTCATGGGTAAAATGTTCTTCAAGAAATTGAATGTCTGCAAATACACTTTATAAAGCAAGTGTTGTACTTCCCTTTGCCACTAGCAAGCTGTGAAATCccaacaaagcattccttacaagggtgtggaaacctctcccaagcaGACGCGTTATAagaaccttgaggaaaagcccgtaagggaaaacccaaagaggacaatatcggttagcggtggacttgagctgttacaaatggtattagagccagacaccgggcggtgtgctagctaggacgttgggccccaaagggggatggattatgagatcccacatcgattggggaggagaacagcattctttataagggtgttgaaacctctctctaacagacgcattttaaaaaccttaaggggaagtccgaaaggaaaaacccaaagtggacaatatctgttagtggtgggcttaggctgttacataaGCCTCCTCCTATGATTACTGGAAGGGTCTATTCACCATGAATAGATGCCTGCATTGATCACTTTCTGTTACTTTGGTGAATATAAGTTTAGATATTATTTATGCTTTTGATGAAAATTCTCTCTTCTTGGACATGATCTCCTTGGAAAAAAGTAGGACAGGATAGCAATTTATCTattatatttcctttttctgtgttgtttcttaaattatatttttatggtCAATNAGTAGGACAGGATAGCAATTTatctaatattatattttctttttctgtgttgtttcttaaattatatttttatggtCAATGACTTTTACTTTATGGTTTAATATTTTCCTGTTTGATAACTAGAAATCAAACAAGAACGCTTGTCATCTCATAATGTTTCATTACATTGTCACTCTAGAATCTTATTCTGTTATTGGTAGTCTCAAGCTTTGGCATATTGTGAACTTCTCACTTCAGGTCAGTGGTGTGGCTTTTGATTCATATTGGTCATCACCAACTTCAGACGACACGGAGGAAAATGTCGTTTACCGGTTTGGTTCAGTTGGTCAGGTAATTGCTCTACCTTCGGTATGCCCCTTGGGTCATCGTGtgatttctctttttcatcAGATAATTCTTCAgtgtaaaatataatttggaaGCTGTGTATTTCCACAGGACACACAATTGCTCTTGTGGGACTTGTCAATGGATGAAATTGTGGTTCCCCTTCGACGATGCCCTCCCGGTGGATCCCCGACATTTAGCACCGGAAGCCAGTCAGCTCACTGGGATAGCATTACCCCATTAGGCACACTTCAGCCTGCTCCAAGCATGAGGGACGTTCCAAAGCTTTCTCCAGTAGTAGCTCATCGTGTCCATACTGAACCCTTGTCTGGTTTAGTATTCACCCAAGAGTCTATTCTCACAGCATGCCGAGAAGGACATGTGAAGATTTGGATGAGACCGTCCTCTGAAACACAGTCGAGCAACCCAGAATCTCTCGTCGGTTCTAGCACGTTGGCTAGTACCAGAGTTGGTTCCTCTATTTTGAAGTAGTGTTGCAAAATTCAGTTTCGACATACCGGGATCTCGCTTGTACATGATTAAGCCGTTCCACCCACTTGGGTCCTCTGCTATTTGGCAAATGGTACGGACAGTTTTTTGGGGTCTTCCTTATTCTAGAGATTAGGAAAGAGTATTACGTTTGCTCCACATTAACTCACTGCAAATTTGCAGTGGGATTAACCAATGGCTCTGCTTATAAACTCTTGTTTGACATATACTATGCCATAGAAAATGCACAGGCTATTGTTAACAGCGGGTTCGTAACGTTACTTCGATACATCGCTTCAGTACATCATCTAATAGGCGAGGAGACGATGAAAATAAGTTATCGAGGGAAAACTAAAGGTATATCATTGCCTAgtaataatcattttatacCATGGAATTGCCTCCGACTAATGTGTATTTGGTTGCCATTGTAGTTGTTGATCTTGTCTATATCATTTCAGATTTCAGTTTTTGTTATACTGATTACAAAATCATTGATATTAAAATGGTTGAACTGCATTCTGGAATCTCTGGGTTCGTATCTGAGCTTCATAATTTGTTGCTTATTTTTCAGCATGTCGTGTTCTATGGttgaaatttaaacattttaaattgtgGGTATTatcaaaaatactttattcGTAACCGtataagtccaccgctagcggatCTTGTtctcttttggctttccctttcagacttcctcttaaagttttttaaatgcgtttgctagggagaagttttcacacctttataaagaatgtttcgttcttctctctaaccgatgtggaaaTCACGTTATTGATGTTCTTTCTTGTATGATTATTGTGGAGTTTGTTCCGTGGATTCATTTTGCAGGGCATTGGCCGAAACCANatttaaacattttaaattgtgGGTATTatcaaaaatactttatttgtAACCGtataagtccaccgctagcagatcttgtcctcttttggcttttcctttcaggcttcctctcaaagtttttaaaatgtgtttgctaggaagttgttttcacacctttataaagaatatttcgttctcctctccaaccgatgtggaaatCACGTTATTGATGTTCTTTCTTGTATGATTATTGTGGAGTTTGTTCCGTGGATTCATTTTGCAGGGCATTGG
This genomic interval from Cucurbita pepo subsp. pepo cultivar mu-cu-16 chromosome LG20, ASM280686v2, whole genome shotgun sequence contains the following:
- the LOC111783649 gene encoding dystrophia myotonica WD repeat-containing protein-like isoform X2; this translates as MKMMNNGYNSSFNSNSVGLMSNAAATTASSSSSASTTNANSQSQGLKTYFKTPEGRYKLYYEKTHPPGFLPFSHGKSFSQVTLAQLKDKPAQAGPTPSSNSSASASSGVRYAAAKFLGVGGGNGVRAIGFAGGNGTGKAVNGASRSGSLVGSNGSHSILNPNYDGKGTYLIFNVGDTIFIGDLNSPDKDPIKSLHFSNSNPICHAFDPEAKDGHDLLIGLNSGDVYSVSLRQQLQDVGKKLVGAQHYNKEGSVNNSRCTSVAWIPESDAAFVVAHADGNLYVYEKGKDSTVDTSFPVIKDQTQFSVAHARSSKSNPIARWHICQGPINNVAFSTDGIYLATVGRDGYLRVFDYLKEQLICGGKSYYGALLCCTWSGDGKYILTGGEDDLVTVWSMEDRKVVAWGEGHNSWVSGVAFDSYWSSPTSDDTEENVVYRFGSVGQDTQLLLWDLSMDEIVVPLRRCPPGGSPTFSTGSQSAHWDSITPLGTLQPAPSMRDVPKLSPVVAHRVHTEPLSGLVFTQESILTACREGHVKIWMRPSSETQSSNPESLVGSSTLASTRVGSSILK
- the LOC111783649 gene encoding dystrophia myotonica WD repeat-containing protein-like isoform X1, which produces MKMMNNGYNSSFNSNSVGLMSNAAATTASSSSSASTTNANSQSQGLKTYFKTPEGRYKLYYEKTHPPGFLPFSHGKSFSQVTLAQLKDKPAQAGPTPSSNSSASASSGVRYAAAKFLGVGGGNGVRAIGFAGGNGTGKAVNGASRSGSLVGSNGSHSILNPNYDGKGTYLIFNVGDTIFIGDLNSPDKDPIKSLHFSNSNPICHAFDPEAKDGHDLLIGLNSGDVYSVSLRQQLQDVGKKLVGAQHYNKEGSVNNSRCTSVAWIPESDAAFVVAHADGNLYVYEKGKDSTVDTSFPVIKDQTQFSVAHARSSKQSNPIARWHICQGPINNVAFSTDGIYLATVGRDGYLRVFDYLKEQLICGGKSYYGALLCCTWSGDGKYILTGGEDDLVTVWSMEDRKVVAWGEGHNSWVSGVAFDSYWSSPTSDDTEENVVYRFGSVGQDTQLLLWDLSMDEIVVPLRRCPPGGSPTFSTGSQSAHWDSITPLGTLQPAPSMRDVPKLSPVVAHRVHTEPLSGLVFTQESILTACREGHVKIWMRPSSETQSSNPESLVGSSTLASTRVGSSILK